In Ctenopharyngodon idella isolate HZGC_01 chromosome 20, HZGC01, whole genome shotgun sequence, the following proteins share a genomic window:
- the LOC127502607 gene encoding GTPase IMAP family member 8-like, with the protein MASAYEDDSQDLRIVLLGVSGVGKSAMGNAILGQEAFKESRTKESVIQRGRVENRNISIIDTPGFSNTELTDEELQKQMMKSLDLSDPGPHVFLLIINLENFKEDERNIVEQILEVFGEEALLFTMVLFTGREKVSRREWIQINESEETQKIFKYFEGRYHVINSKNECDLYQITKLLKSIDKMVRTNEKRHYRKVREQEERMKQEMVGKRLEEGDMQEQKKEINPEMDIKSYERKQDEATVLKIVLVGKSGVGKTATANTIQGKNVFRSNWTCTCEKQDAVVSGRTISIIDTPGLLDFQQFRHFQHELKSDIEKCLDMSAPGPLVFLLIIRVNERITEEEKNTVKWIQQNFGEDAVHHTIILFTHADLLKDESLNEYIRKSPDLDSLVHSCGGRFHSFNNQDRNNQNQVIELLEKIEQLIKNNGGEHDANENKLREQSQKQKDTRQSFPVSTSPQEMREQEIGINQDEDINTQSKEERNTKTEMVLHELQRDTDDLMRLMMGLELSEMALSLSLETIIIPSILSRQGKH; encoded by the exons ATGGCATCAGCATATGAAG ATGATTCACAAGATCTGCGGATTGTGTTACTGGGAGTCTCTGGTGTAGGAAAGAGTGCAATGGGAAATGCAATACTGGGTCAAGAGGCTTTTAAAGAGAGCAGAACCAAAGAGAGTGTGATACAGAGAGGAAGAGTAGAAAACAGAAACATCTCCATCATTGACACTCCAGGATTCTCAAACACTGAATTGACTGATGAAGAACTGCAGAAGCAAATGATGAAGAGTCTGGATCTCTCCGATCCTGGTCCTCATGTGTTCCTGCTCATCATCAACCTGGAGAACTTCAAAGAGGATGAAAGGAACATTGTAGAGCAAATTCTGGAGGTCTTTGGAGAAGAAGCTTTGCTGTTCACAATGGTGCTGTTTACTGGAAGAGAAAAGGTCTCCAGAAGAGAATGGATTCAAATCAATGAGAGtgaagaaacacaaaaaatatttaaatattttgagggAAGATATCATGTGATAAACAGCAAAAATGAATGTGATCTCTACCAGATCACAAAGCTCTTGAAGAGCATTGATAAAATGGTGAGGACCAATGAAAAACGGCATTACAGAAAAGTCAGAGAGCAGGAGGAGAGAATGAAACAAGAAATGGTGGGGAAAAGGCTTGAAGAGGGAGACATGCAAGAGCAGAAGAAAGAGATAAATCCAGAGATGGATATTAAATCTTATGAGAGAAAACAAGACGAAGCAA CTGTTCTGAAGATTGTTCTGGTGGGTAAAAGTGGAGTGGGAAAAACTGCAACAGCAAACACCATTCAGGGCAAAAATGTGTTCAGATCGAATTGGACCTGCACCTGTGAGAAACAAGACGCAGTGGTGTCTGGAAGAACCATCTCAATCATTGACACTCCAGGACTGTTAGATTTCCAGCAGTTCAGGCACTTTCAACATGAACTCAAGAGTGACATTGAGAAATGCTTAGACATGTCAGCTCCTGGTCctcttgtgtttctgctgaTCATCAGAGTGAATGAGAGAATCacagaggaagaaaaaaacacagtGAAATGGATTCAGCAGAACTTTGGAGAAGATGCTGTACATCACACCATCATTCTGTTCACtcatgctgatttgctgaagGATGAATCTTTGAATGAGTACATCAGAAAAAGCCCTGATTTGGATTCACTGGTTCACAGTTGTGGTGGCAGATTTCACTCATTCAACAATCAAGACAGAAACAATCAAAATCAGGTCATAGAGCTTCTGGAGAAGATTGAACAACTGATTAAAAACAATGGAGGAGAACATGATGCCAATGAGAACAAACTCAGAGAGCAGAGCCAGAAGCAAAAAGATACAAGACAATCTTTTCCTGTATCCACATCTCCTCAAGAGATGCGAGAGCAAGAAATAGGAATAAATCAAGACGAGGACATAAATACACAAAGCAAAGAAGAGAGGAACACAAAGACGGAGATGGTCTTACACGAACTTCAAAGAGATACAGATGATCTCATGAGACTCATGATGGGCCTCGAGCTAAGTGAGATGGCTCTGAGTTTGTCATTAGAAACAATAATCATACCAAGCATTCTGTCAAGACAAGGTAAACATTAA
- the LOC127502890 gene encoding 52 kDa repressor of the inhibitor of the protein kinase-like: MKKNLHQTKLHQTKMSICIRYVSESDNFEIHEDFLGFCPLLKQDSESITKAIIEQLSKWGLHVSLLRGQGYDGASNMSGRLSGVQKRIQEVQPRALYTHCRSHALNLVVVHGCTDVPIVRNTMTLIEKVAVFFSAGTRKHKLQDILQEQGSDDGPRGIPLMSDTRWGSRIKTVSAFISKLEPTHSALQEIESDCTHNSEKASRLRNSIESFDTIITSVVTQNVLGYIWPLTLKLQSPNVDLSSAYKEGRQVAEVIESLRNDEERFCKIYQQAVQLANAIDVTPVKKRIVVKQQHRGNVPAQSIAEHYRLNLFIPFIDHVTNELRTRLAESTEPALLAAYLVPEALPQLSEERENRLLAWYKEDLPYPDTAEQEIHRWKHQFQNHTGPLPATAMETLQNGILEFYPNVKCMLLLFLTLPVTTCSCERSFSALRRLKTWLRSTMGDERLSSLALMHVHQNTEIDPHRVLQRWDASGHRRIVTCFDKS, translated from the exons ATGAAGAAGAACTTGCATCAAACTAAATTGCATCAAACTAAAATGTCAATCTGCATTCGTTATGTATCTGAATCTGATAATTTTGAGATACACGAGGATTTTCTTGGATTCTGTCCACTTCTTAAGCAGGATTCTGAATCCATCACAAAAGCCATCATTGAACAGTTATCCAAATGGGGGCTTCATGTCTCTTTACTGCGTGGCCAAGGGTATGATGGTGCCAGCAACATGAGTGGAAGGCTGAGTGGAGTTCAGAAGAGAATCCAAGAGGTTCAACCACGAGCCCTTTATACTCATTGCCGTAGTCATGCCTTGAATCTTGTTGTGGTCCATGGATGTACAGATGTCCCAATAGTGAGGAACACTATGACCTTAATTGAGAAGGTGGCTGTGTTTTTCTCAGCAGGCACCAGGAAACACAAGCTGCAAGACATTTTGCAAGAACAGGGAAGTGATGATGGACCCAGAGGAATCCCACTGATGTCTGATACTAGATGGGGGTCCAGGATAAAAACAGTGAGTGCCTTTATATCCAAGCTTGAGCCAACTCACAGTGCACTGCAAGAAATTGAAAGTGACTGCACCCATAACTCTGAAAAAGCCAGCAGGTTGCGCAACTCAATTGAATCCTTTGACACGATCATCACATCAGTTGTAACCCAAAATGTTCTGGGATATATATGGCCACTGACCCTTAAACTGCAGTCACCAAATGTAGACCTTTCAAGTGCCTACAAAGAAGGAAGACAAGTGGCAGAAGTCATTGAGAGCCTTCGCAATGATGAGGAAAGATTCTGCAAAATATATCAACAAGCAGTGCAGCTGGCAAACGCCATTGATGTTACACCTGTGAAGAAAAGAATAGTGGTGAAACAGCAACACAGGGGCAATGTACCTGCCCAATCAATTGCAGAGCATTACAGGTTGAATTTATTCATTCCCTTCATCGATCATGTTACAAACGAATTGAGAACCCGGCTTGCAGAGTCCACTGAACCAGCCCTGCTTGCAGCCTACTTAGTGCCCGAGGCTTTGCCACAGCTCAGTGAGGAAAGAGAGAACCGTCTGTTGGCATGGTATAAAGAGGACTTGCCTTATCCTGACACTGCAGAGCAGGAAATACACAGATGGAAGCATCAATTCCAGAATCACACTGGGCCTCTCCCTGCTACTGCAATGGAAACATTGCAGAATGGAATTTTGGAGTTTTACCCAAATGTTAAGTGCATGCTTTTGCTTTTCTTGACATTGCCAGTCACCACTTGCTCATGTGAAAGGTCTTTTTCTGCATTACGTCGACTCAAAACATGGCTTCGCTCTACCATGGGTGATGAGAGGCTATCTAGTCTAGCTCTCATGCATGTCCACCAGAACACTGAAATTGACCCCCATCGAGTGCTCCAGAGATGGGATGCTTCTGGCCACAGGAGAATTGTTACTTGCTTTGACAAGAG TTAA
- the cfap206 gene encoding cilia- and flagella-associated protein 206 has product MSSTQAESVIRNIIREIAQTCLSRGQTLSETLIAFMVKAVVLDPRNHFNVDRTLTKQDVQKLIELCVDRLMDQTSPTLHTIKMQVYFDMNYTSRREFLEMQQKVLQSRLLSLSREITDCRAKTREDLQSLYSKIVSYVMQRSNLGSATDINAVRETTAALQSVFPQSQLATFMSLLKQDKEKQLTQLSLIVSGIRLFNKDSNKGGEGIQNLPAILNEAVPAAVADIESELAGAQRLAWQYTALLEKISEQDTRQPEYPVYPDLLKQALYNTRQHEAFLKFILADIILCAKEVTRLQSDLVTRMTLLRETVHTNTTVPTSHVFPHFTAVATLWAGLEGEMLLLSMLTNVVPGLRAFLSAQSLLSPEQLELMLHGLQVPTDTDRSSVTAEERIVESEMRSCEWCFPESTTNFEHVPLQYKGFCGFTLVKKNGLLLPGNPNIGVLKHKEKYYAFSSRSAAYEFASRADEFTAAVVELAKRTPELIQLLQLHQEFASVTPYSEMQSGQKLLVKAISKSDSSTQTEIHPLETNIVKSYEWNEWELRRKAIKLANLRNKVTRSMQTDLSHMRRHNSTQTFLPKDAGSQTKRDGESNVPKPQVYLCGLRGGTSADTHMTKVDLTRAVDE; this is encoded by the exons ATGTCGAGTACACAGGCTGAAAGCGTTATTAGAAACATCATCCGTGAGATCGCGCAGACGTGTTTGAGCAGAGGACAGACTCTGTCGGAGACACTCATCGCGTTCATG GTCAAAGCTGTGGTTCTGGACCCCAGGAATCATTTTAATGTGGACAGGACTCTTACAAAGCAAGATGTGCAGAAACTCATAGAG CTGTGTGTGGACAGACTCATGGACCAGACCAGTCCAACTCTACACACCATTAAGATGCAGGTTTACTTTGACATGAACTACACGTCTCGAC GTGAGTTTCTGGAGATGCAGCAGAAGGTTCTGCAGTCTCGTCTGCTGTCTCTGAGCAGAGAGATCACTGACTGTCGGGCCAAGACCAGAGAGGACCTGCAGAGTCTGTACAGCAAGATAGTCAGCTACGTCATGCAGCGCTCCAACCTCGGATCAGCCACAGACATCAACGCCGTGAGAGAAACCACAG CGGCTCTGCAGAGCGTCTTTCCACAGTCACAGCTGGCGACCTTCATGTCTCTGCTGAAACAAGACAAGGAGAAGCAGCTGACTCAACTGTCTCTGATCGTCAGCGGCATACGCCTCTTCAACAAGGACAGCAACAAAGGAGGAGAGGGCATCCAGAACT TGCCGGCCATCCTGAACGAGGCGGTGCCAGCCGCAGTGGCAGATATAGAGAGTGAACTGGCAGGAGCTCAGCGGTTGGCCTGGCAGTACACAGCCCTGCTGGAGAAGATCTCTGAGCAGGACACGAGGCAACCCGAGTACCCCGTCTACCCAGATCTGCTCAAACAGGCTCTGTATAACACGCGACAACACGAGGCCTTCCTCAAATTCATACTG GCGGACATCATCCTGTGTGCAAAGGAAGTGACGCGGTTGCAGTCTGATCTGGTGACTCGAATGACGCTCTTGAGGGAGACGGTGCACACTAATACTACAGTGCCTACATCACAcgtgttt CCCCATTTCACAGCAGTGGCTACGCTCTGGGCGGGGCTGGAAGGTGAGATGCTGCTACTGAGCATGCTCACTAACGTGGTGCCCGGTCTGAGAGCCTTCCTGTCAGCGCAGTCTCTGCTGAGCCCAGAGCAGCTGGAGCTGATGCTACACGGACTGCAGGTCCCGACGGACACGGACAGATCCTCTGTGACAGCAG aAGAGCGCATCGTTGAATCAGAGATGAGATCATGTGAGTGGTGTTTTCCTGAGAGCACAACTAACTTTGAGCATGTGCCGCTGCAGTATAAGGGCTTCTGTGGATTCACCCTCGTAAAGAAGAACGGCCTTTTACTGCCAG GTAATCCAAACATTGGCGTCCTAAAGCACAAGGAGAAATACTATGCTTTTAGCTCCAGGAGCGCTGCGTATGAGTTCGCCTCTCGAGCAGATGAATTCACCGCTGCTGTGGTAGAGCTGGCGAAGAGAACGCCCGAGCTCATCCAGCTGCTCCAGCTGCATCAGGAGTTTGCCAGCGTGACTCCATACTCTGAG ATGCAGTCAGGACAGAAGCTGCTGGTGAAAGCCATCTCTAAAAGTGACTCCAGCACACAAACGGAGATTCACCCTCTGGAGACCAACATCGTAAAGTCTTATGAGTGGAACGAGTGGGAGCTCAGAAGAAAAGCCATCAAACTG GCAAATCTACGGAATAAAGTGACGCGCTCAATGCAGACCGATTTGAGCCACATGAGACGACACAACAGCACGCAGACGTTCCTCCCTAAAGACGCCGGCAGCCAGACGAAGAGAGACGGAGAGAGTAATGTACCCAAACCACAGGTGTATCTGTGTGGGCTGAGAGGAGGGACGAGCGCAGACACCCACATGACCAAGGTGGATCTGACCAGAGCTGTTGATGAATGA